One genomic region from Sphingobacterium multivorum encodes:
- a CDS encoding low molecular weight phosphatase family protein encodes MIYPKLANTIEQLNWTRLDNEDSITVLQPLILAIQQKVDQLEAVNLNFICTHNSRRSHLSQVWAQVASAYFNIPNVYCYSGGTEETALFPKVAETLAGQGFRIFTVSETRNPVYAIKYDDNALPVIGFSKKYDSPFNPVSQFIAIMTCSQADGACPFIAGADKRFPVTFEDPKIADHTPDQIRIYAERSLEIARSMFYVFSKIKRCDCINKR; translated from the coding sequence ATGATATACCCTAAATTAGCAAATACCATTGAGCAGCTCAATTGGACGCGATTGGATAACGAAGATAGCATCACTGTTTTACAACCTTTGATCCTTGCTATTCAGCAGAAGGTTGATCAATTGGAGGCCGTAAACCTCAATTTCATCTGTACCCATAATTCAAGGCGCAGCCACTTGTCCCAGGTTTGGGCACAGGTGGCAAGTGCATATTTTAATATCCCGAATGTATATTGCTATTCGGGCGGTACGGAAGAAACAGCCCTATTTCCTAAAGTAGCGGAAACATTGGCTGGGCAGGGTTTTCGTATCTTTACGGTTTCGGAGACGCGCAACCCCGTATATGCTATAAAATATGATGACAATGCGCTTCCTGTAATTGGTTTTTCAAAAAAATACGATAGCCCCTTTAATCCGGTATCGCAATTTATCGCCATTATGACCTGTTCGCAGGCCGATGGGGCATGTCCTTTCATAGCAGGTGCCGATAAAAGGTTTCCGGTCACTTTTGAGGATCCCAAAATTGCTGATCATACACCCGACCAGATCAGAATATATGCCGAGCGAAGCCTTGAAATTGCAAGGAGCATGTTTTACGTTTTTTCAAAAATCAAACGATGTGATTGCATAAACAAAAGATAG
- a CDS encoding helix-turn-helix transcriptional regulator gives MERLFRSESLAMYYDEDRDIFMGKWDNCNVAEKLIAGIKEYKGIFEKIVPEKVIWDLSSMSYTIPPELQNWILDFLDIPACRHGIDYKVAHILSPDIYASISVMNMYVDGKTTFRPHFFSHENTALDWVNLTTKGPVSDTEILPPLLKVESLLNENKGRITLDVDSAEVPEYLLDILKVIKNRRFFSAGIRNYMQLTAREKVILTLILQGKPNKIIADILSISCETVKTHRRNLLRKLQCKNMNELMRFQIFL, from the coding sequence ATGGAACGTCTTTTCAGATCAGAGAGCCTAGCCATGTATTACGATGAAGATCGTGATATTTTCATGGGTAAATGGGACAACTGCAATGTGGCGGAAAAGCTCATCGCAGGAATCAAGGAGTACAAAGGTATTTTTGAGAAAATAGTACCCGAAAAGGTAATCTGGGATCTCTCTTCGATGAGTTATACAATTCCGCCGGAACTGCAAAACTGGATTCTTGATTTCCTGGATATACCGGCCTGCAGACACGGGATAGACTATAAGGTCGCGCATATCTTAAGCCCGGATATTTACGCGAGCATCAGCGTGATGAACATGTACGTGGATGGGAAAACGACCTTTAGACCCCATTTCTTTTCGCATGAAAATACTGCGCTGGACTGGGTCAACTTAACGACCAAAGGCCCTGTTTCTGATACGGAAATCCTGCCGCCTTTACTGAAAGTGGAGTCTTTGCTTAACGAGAATAAGGGTCGGATTACCCTCGATGTGGACAGTGCGGAGGTTCCGGAATATCTGCTCGATATTCTTAAAGTGATCAAAAACCGACGTTTTTTCTCCGCGGGAATCCGCAATTATATGCAGCTTACCGCAAGGGAGAAAGTGATCCTAACGCTGATCCTACAGGGAAAGCCCAATAAAATTATCGCGGATATCCTGAGCATCTCCTGTGAAACCGTGAAAACCCATCGGCGCAATCTGCTTCGAAAACTGCAGTGCAAGAACATGAACGAACTGATGCGCTTTCAGATATTTTTGTAA
- a CDS encoding Crp/Fnr family transcriptional regulator → MMLSQSEILKHLESLQQLSHEERLELSKICKPLFLPKKTKLVETDDRFDSVFVLTTGLLRWYFYSDDGTENNVFFSSEADYAFIASIPEYYADQRETKYTIEAVVDTQLLLFPKELFEDLAFQHKGIFQFYVKSLKIIIDNLRIRTEQLCADSPSARYEVFLENRSYITRNTNRKHIANFLGITPNSLSRLTARLQKKRPPKN, encoded by the coding sequence ATGATGTTAAGCCAGTCGGAAATATTAAAACATTTGGAATCCCTTCAGCAGTTGAGCCATGAAGAGCGTCTCGAATTATCCAAAATATGCAAACCGCTATTCCTGCCCAAAAAGACAAAACTTGTGGAAACGGATGACCGTTTTGATTCCGTCTTTGTGCTCACAACGGGTCTATTACGTTGGTATTTCTATTCGGATGATGGCACTGAAAACAATGTTTTCTTCTCCTCGGAAGCAGATTATGCCTTTATTGCCAGTATCCCGGAATATTATGCTGACCAACGGGAAACAAAATACACCATCGAAGCAGTTGTGGACACCCAGTTACTACTATTTCCGAAGGAACTGTTTGAAGATTTGGCCTTTCAACATAAAGGGATTTTCCAATTCTATGTCAAATCCTTAAAAATTATAATTGATAACTTACGCATCCGTACCGAGCAGCTATGCGCTGATTCTCCGAGTGCCCGTTATGAAGTTTTCTTAGAAAACCGTTCGTATATCACCAGAAACACAAATCGTAAGCATATCGCTAATTTCTTGGGCATTACACCAAATTCTTTGTCCAGATTAACAGCCCGCTTACAAAAAAAACGGCCACCAAAAAACTAA
- a CDS encoding ArsR/SmtB family transcription factor, whose protein sequence is MGITKTEIYTDEQNKLASFLKVLAHPARIAILQYIINQKACICNDLVEELGLAQATISQHLKELKHIGIIQGTIEGKSVCYCIEENVWKHTQGILNAFFNQDVKVKGCC, encoded by the coding sequence ATGGGAATTACAAAAACAGAAATTTACACCGACGAACAGAATAAACTGGCTTCGTTCCTAAAGGTCTTAGCACATCCGGCACGGATAGCCATTCTTCAGTACATCATAAACCAAAAAGCTTGTATCTGTAATGATTTGGTGGAGGAATTGGGATTGGCACAGGCGACTATATCGCAGCACCTGAAGGAACTTAAACATATAGGCATCATTCAAGGTACCATAGAAGGAAAATCAGTCTGTTACTGCATCGAGGAAAATGTATGGAAACACACCCAAGGTATACTGAATGCTTTCTTTAACCAGGATGTAAAAGTAAAAGGATGCTGTTAA
- the gap gene encoding type I glyceraldehyde-3-phosphate dehydrogenase yields MKIGINGFGRIGRLAFRAAINRPEIEIVGINDLVEPDYMAYMLKYDSTHGKFDGSVEVKDGNLIVNGKTIRVTAEKDPANLKWNEVGAEVIIESTGFFLTQELAQKHIDAGAKKVVMSAPAKDDTPTFVMGVNHKELKADQHIVSNASCTTNCLAPIAKVLNDKFGIVEGLMTTVHAVTATQKTVDGPSVKDWRGGRGAYQNIIPSSTGAAKAVGLVLPELKGKLTGMSLRVPTADVSVVDLTVRLNKGASYEEIKTAMKEASEGELKGILGYTEDEVVSSDFLGDARTSIFDAKAGISLNDNFVKVVSWYDNEWGYSNKIVDLVLEVGKLS; encoded by the coding sequence ATGAAAATTGGAATTAACGGATTTGGCCGTATTGGTCGTTTAGCATTCAGAGCGGCTATCAATCGTCCAGAAATTGAAATTGTTGGTATCAATGACTTAGTTGAACCAGATTATATGGCTTATATGTTGAAATATGATTCAACACATGGCAAATTTGACGGTTCTGTAGAAGTAAAAGACGGTAATTTGATTGTAAACGGAAAAACGATCCGTGTTACAGCTGAGAAAGATCCGGCAAACTTAAAATGGAATGAAGTAGGTGCTGAAGTAATCATCGAATCGACAGGTTTCTTCTTGACACAAGAGTTGGCTCAAAAACACATCGATGCAGGTGCTAAAAAAGTGGTGATGTCTGCTCCAGCGAAAGACGATACTCCTACTTTCGTTATGGGTGTAAACCACAAAGAATTGAAAGCTGATCAACACATCGTTTCAAACGCTTCATGTACAACAAACTGTTTAGCGCCTATCGCTAAAGTATTAAACGACAAATTTGGTATCGTTGAAGGTTTGATGACAACAGTACACGCCGTTACAGCAACACAAAAAACGGTAGACGGTCCTTCAGTAAAAGACTGGAGAGGTGGTCGTGGTGCATACCAAAACATCATCCCTTCATCGACAGGTGCTGCTAAAGCAGTAGGTTTGGTTCTTCCTGAATTGAAAGGTAAATTGACAGGTATGTCATTGCGCGTTCCTACAGCAGACGTTTCAGTTGTTGACTTAACAGTACGTTTGAACAAAGGTGCTTCATACGAAGAAATCAAAACTGCGATGAAAGAAGCTTCTGAAGGCGAATTGAAAGGTATCCTAGGTTATACAGAAGACGAAGTTGTTTCTTCAGATTTCTTAGGTGACGCTCGTACATCAATCTTCGATGCAAAAGCAGGAATTTCATTGAATGATAACTTCGTTAAAGTTGTCTCTTGGTATGACAACGAATGGGGATATTCAAACAAAATCGTTGACTTGGTATTAGAAGTTGGTAAATTATCGTAA
- a CDS encoding SMP-30/gluconolactonase/LRE family protein: MYHSAHSRRHWPTLLLSVLFSLKGLDVSAQLFHQDSLQLIARQFAFTEGPAVDKYGDIYFTDQPNNKIWKYSTKGQLTLFKDAAGRANGLYFNHQGQLLACADERNEIWSIGTDGQVTVLLSAVDGKKLNGPNDLWADKKGGIYFTDPFYLRDYWTRKKPEITGQNVYYLPPGKGKKPIVVAEDVTKPNGIVGSADGRYLYVADIERNKTYRFNIESDGKLSGQMALIDQGSDGMTLDDKGNIYLTGKGVFIYSPTGLLIGHIEVNEPWTSNVCFGGKDRSDLFITASTAIYRIPMKTKGVN, translated from the coding sequence ATGTACCATTCAGCTCATTCTCGCCGGCATTGGCCGACACTCCTACTGTCCGTGCTCTTCTCCTTAAAGGGTTTAGACGTCAGCGCGCAATTGTTTCATCAGGACAGCCTGCAGTTAATAGCCCGGCAGTTTGCCTTTACCGAGGGACCGGCAGTGGATAAGTACGGAGACATCTATTTTACCGACCAGCCCAACAACAAAATCTGGAAGTATAGCACCAAAGGGCAACTTACGCTTTTTAAAGATGCTGCAGGCCGCGCAAATGGGCTGTACTTTAACCATCAGGGTCAGCTCCTGGCCTGTGCCGACGAAAGGAACGAAATCTGGTCCATTGGCACAGATGGTCAGGTTACCGTCCTGCTCTCAGCTGTTGATGGAAAAAAACTGAATGGTCCAAATGACCTTTGGGCAGACAAGAAAGGTGGCATCTACTTTACAGACCCCTTTTATCTGCGCGATTATTGGACGAGGAAAAAGCCAGAAATCACAGGGCAGAACGTATACTACCTCCCACCAGGAAAAGGAAAAAAACCGATCGTAGTAGCCGAAGATGTCACCAAACCGAACGGCATTGTAGGGTCGGCCGATGGAAGATACCTCTATGTCGCCGATATCGAACGGAATAAAACCTATCGATTTAACATTGAATCTGATGGTAAGCTCAGCGGACAGATGGCGCTTATCGACCAGGGATCCGATGGGATGACTTTGGACGATAAAGGAAATATTTATCTCACAGGCAAAGGCGTTTTTATCTATAGTCCAACAGGCCTGCTGATCGGACATATCGAGGTAAATGAACCATGGACATCCAATGTCTGTTTTGGTGGCAAAGATCGCAGCGATCTATTTATAACCGCCTCAACGGCGATATACCGCATTCCGATGAAAACAAAAGGCGTAAACTAA
- a CDS encoding NUDIX hydrolase, with translation MYSNFTVDCVILGFHEGELKVLLAERNEYPFKDWWALPGFFVDNDEEMEDAVKRILYENTGLKDVFMDQLHSFAGLKRHPKGRILTVAYYALVQLDNTKLKTKPVTNYMKQAKWFPVRNVPELAFDHKQILDLCLERLQRRLAYKPIAFELLPEKFTLTQLQLVYEGILNKPLDKRNFRKKMQNYGFLKELDEVQTGVAYRAARLYKLDKRKFLKHFQNTVAF, from the coding sequence TTGTATAGTAATTTTACCGTTGACTGTGTCATATTAGGCTTTCACGAAGGAGAATTAAAAGTTCTTTTGGCCGAAAGAAATGAATATCCTTTTAAGGATTGGTGGGCATTGCCAGGTTTTTTCGTGGATAATGACGAAGAGATGGAAGATGCCGTAAAACGAATTTTGTATGAGAATACAGGTTTGAAAGATGTATTTATGGATCAGCTGCATTCCTTTGCCGGTTTAAAAAGGCATCCAAAGGGACGTATTCTGACGGTGGCTTATTACGCCCTCGTGCAGCTGGATAATACCAAATTGAAAACCAAACCTGTTACAAACTATATGAAGCAGGCAAAATGGTTCCCGGTTCGGAATGTACCTGAACTGGCCTTTGACCATAAGCAGATTTTGGACCTCTGTCTGGAAAGATTGCAACGCCGCCTTGCGTATAAGCCGATCGCTTTTGAGCTGTTGCCTGAAAAATTTACCCTCACCCAGTTACAATTGGTATATGAGGGAATTTTGAATAAACCACTCGATAAACGCAATTTTAGAAAGAAAATGCAGAATTATGGCTTTCTAAAAGAACTCGACGAAGTGCAGACTGGAGTTGCCTATCGTGCAGCACGGCTCTATAAACTGGATAAACGAAAATTTTTAAAACATTTTCAGAACACGGTCGCATTCTAA
- a CDS encoding HlyD family secretion protein yields the protein MLELLIGIYAGICWLLIKKLKLIPWNFNTQVVVYSLPIFGSIALILSLNYFCPITSDVKVANRSVDITTQTLGKVKKVYVKTNQEVKKGDTLFTIDPVPYEQEIKSLEAQLSNMKSTVSSYNSDIDASRKNMLSLQSQLDLSNKRIKQYQELVAAGAANKFDLEQAVATSQDLQSRISAAQAQKSSLEAKYQSTHNGENSSIAELRAKLDQAKWNLSQTVVLAPTDGLIPNVQLNEGAMMAPFKSAFVLIQKQQSIIAFFSQNELETVKNGNEVELALKTAPGKVVKAKLEYVVDATSQGIMNNAGGMLGGNATTAGIPETARQVPEIDGKLIAKFVLDENEQPLTVGARGTAVIYSDHIKPLHLIRKVMVRVSSKINYLIPKLH from the coding sequence ATGTTAGAATTATTAATAGGAATATATGCTGGTATTTGCTGGCTTCTCATCAAAAAACTAAAACTAATCCCTTGGAATTTCAATACGCAAGTTGTTGTATACTCTTTACCTATTTTTGGGTCTATTGCACTGATATTGAGTCTCAACTATTTTTGTCCAATTACATCGGATGTAAAGGTAGCCAATCGAAGTGTCGATATAACTACCCAAACCTTGGGAAAAGTTAAGAAAGTATACGTGAAAACAAATCAGGAGGTAAAAAAAGGAGATACACTATTTACGATAGATCCTGTACCTTACGAGCAGGAAATAAAATCGCTGGAAGCCCAACTGAGTAATATGAAATCGACCGTTTCCTCCTATAATTCGGATATCGATGCTTCCCGCAAAAATATGTTGAGTTTACAATCCCAACTTGATCTGAGCAATAAAAGAATAAAGCAATATCAGGAACTTGTAGCAGCTGGTGCTGCCAACAAATTTGACCTGGAACAAGCTGTCGCAACTTCGCAGGATCTGCAATCCCGAATTAGTGCAGCTCAAGCACAAAAATCATCTTTAGAAGCCAAATATCAGTCAACACATAATGGCGAAAATTCATCTATTGCGGAACTAAGAGCTAAATTGGATCAGGCAAAATGGAACCTTTCCCAAACAGTGGTTTTAGCACCTACCGATGGCCTGATTCCGAATGTACAGCTGAATGAAGGGGCAATGATGGCACCTTTTAAATCTGCTTTTGTGCTAATTCAAAAACAACAATCTATTATAGCCTTCTTCTCTCAAAATGAGCTGGAAACTGTAAAAAATGGAAATGAGGTCGAGCTTGCTTTAAAAACGGCGCCCGGGAAAGTAGTCAAGGCCAAATTGGAATACGTGGTGGATGCAACTAGCCAGGGTATTATGAACAATGCCGGTGGAATGCTTGGGGGTAATGCCACAACTGCGGGAATTCCGGAAACAGCGCGACAAGTTCCAGAAATCGATGGAAAACTCATTGCCAAATTTGTATTGGACGAAAATGAGCAACCTTTAACAGTCGGTGCAAGAGGAACGGCTGTCATTTATTCCGACCATATCAAGCCTTTGCATCTTATCCGAAAAGTGATGGTTCGGGTGAGCAGCAAGATCAATTACTTAATTCCAAAACTGCATTAA
- a CDS encoding DUF6428 family protein gives MRLSEIKEILPTLTNVEFQLENGNFVPEHFHVTEVGQITKNFIDCGGVIRNEKVVNFQLWNADDYEHRLKPAKLLHIIKLSEEKLGLEDADIEVEYQSDTIGKYDLDFNGKTFILKNKTTACLAQDACGIPSEKTKLNLAQLPIAQPSCCTPGSGCC, from the coding sequence ATGAGATTATCAGAAATAAAAGAAATCCTTCCAACTTTAACGAATGTTGAGTTTCAATTGGAAAACGGCAATTTTGTCCCGGAGCATTTCCATGTGACCGAGGTCGGTCAAATCACTAAGAACTTTATCGATTGTGGTGGCGTTATCCGCAACGAGAAGGTAGTCAACTTTCAATTGTGGAATGCGGACGATTATGAGCACCGTCTCAAACCCGCAAAGCTGCTCCATATCATCAAGCTTTCTGAGGAAAAACTAGGCCTAGAAGATGCTGATATCGAAGTGGAATACCAAAGCGATACCATCGGTAAGTACGATCTTGATTTTAATGGGAAAACGTTTATACTGAAAAATAAAACGACTGCTTGTCTGGCGCAGGATGCCTGTGGCATACCATCGGAAAAAACGAAGTTGAACTTGGCGCAGCTACCGATCGCGCAACCCTCATGCTGTACACCTGGATCAGGATGTTGTTAA
- a CDS encoding TolC family protein encodes MVKKISMGALFLFNLTSCIGYKNATPEKIEELKNTSAIKANVEISDKWIQEKGENQPAFSYAWMNELLTPELEALIKDGLAHNADVIISKEKLNQVELAMDIAGSSLYPSVNALANTGNNLVSGSHIGKLQLKANWELDLWGKNKSAEMASVSQYFSATFQQKMLEQSVAGMIAKAYYLNIAGQYQEQKISEYITKTEDLKKILTVQNKVGTANAIDLSNIESESILLNSYLEKIKNANSQSRRSLEMLCGKYPEGLIKVYAKFSALQKDIPTNFPLNVLEKRADIMAQQFQIESSFYEIHEAKAARLPAINIGAGFGAAATNVEGISNLFSNPLIKVGGGLTTPIFNGGKLKKNVDIKTSQQKQAVEEYAKSVLLAFNEVESALANLGSIEKQEVFQQQVISSLEKNINLTRKQINVGSSNSFTLLQKQRELVKREMNNIDLHLQQRIERINLYMALGANGLANF; translated from the coding sequence ATGGTAAAGAAAATAAGCATGGGAGCGCTATTCTTATTCAATTTGACTTCATGTATCGGCTACAAAAATGCAACACCTGAGAAGATTGAAGAATTAAAAAACACAAGCGCAATAAAGGCGAATGTTGAAATATCAGACAAATGGATTCAGGAAAAAGGCGAAAATCAACCCGCTTTTTCCTATGCGTGGATGAATGAACTACTCACTCCTGAACTGGAAGCGTTAATCAAAGATGGGCTTGCCCATAATGCAGATGTAATCATTTCCAAAGAAAAGCTGAACCAAGTTGAATTAGCGATGGATATTGCTGGAAGTAGCCTTTATCCAAGTGTTAATGCATTAGCAAATACAGGTAACAATCTTGTCAGTGGAAGTCACATCGGAAAGTTGCAATTAAAAGCCAACTGGGAGCTTGACCTCTGGGGAAAAAACAAATCTGCGGAAATGGCGAGTGTAAGCCAATACTTTTCGGCGACATTTCAGCAAAAAATGCTAGAACAGTCCGTTGCGGGGATGATTGCTAAGGCATATTACCTCAATATTGCGGGCCAGTACCAGGAACAAAAGATCAGTGAGTATATTACGAAAACCGAGGACTTAAAAAAGATTTTAACTGTTCAGAATAAGGTTGGAACGGCAAACGCCATCGATTTGTCCAATATAGAAAGCGAGTCTATTCTCCTGAACTCTTACCTTGAGAAAATCAAAAATGCGAATTCGCAATCGAGAAGAAGTTTAGAAATGCTGTGTGGAAAATACCCCGAGGGTTTGATAAAAGTATATGCTAAATTTTCGGCTTTACAAAAGGATATCCCGACAAATTTTCCGCTCAATGTTTTGGAAAAGAGAGCCGATATTATGGCCCAGCAATTTCAAATAGAATCCAGTTTCTATGAAATTCACGAAGCAAAAGCAGCACGACTGCCCGCTATAAACATCGGTGCTGGTTTTGGAGCTGCAGCAACCAATGTTGAGGGGATCAGCAATCTTTTTTCCAATCCATTGATAAAAGTCGGTGGTGGTTTAACAACCCCTATTTTTAACGGGGGGAAACTAAAAAAGAATGTGGACATAAAAACCTCACAACAAAAACAAGCCGTTGAAGAGTATGCAAAATCGGTCTTGTTAGCATTCAATGAAGTTGAATCCGCATTAGCAAATTTAGGTTCGATCGAGAAGCAAGAGGTTTTCCAGCAACAGGTCATTTCTTCGTTGGAGAAAAATATAAATTTGACAAGAAAACAGATCAATGTTGGTAGCAGCAATAGTTTCACGCTACTCCAAAAACAAAGAGAACTGGTAAAAAGGGAAATGAACAATATCGATCTCCATCTCCAACAACGCATTGAAAGGATTAACCTTTACATGGCATTGGGAGCAAACGGACTTGCCAATTTTTAG
- the pfkA gene encoding 6-phosphofructokinase yields MKEIKKIGVLTSGGDAPGMNACIRAVVRTALHKGLQVTGIYQGYQGLIDANFIEMDTRSVSNIIQRGGTILKTARCMEFKTPEGRRKGYDNLIAAGVDALVVIGGDGTFTGANFFSKEFEIPIIGIPGTIDNDLYGSDYTIGYDTANNTVIEAIDKIRDTAASHERLFFVEVMGRDSGCIALNAGIAGGAEAILLPEKETAIDDLIRHLEDGAIKKKSSSIVIVAEGDQNGGAYYVAKKVKEKFDHYDTKVSILGHLQRGGAPTSFDRVLASRLGFAAVNELLAGNTRVTVGLRGNEIKTTPIEEAISNKEIKLSPDLLEMAEIL; encoded by the coding sequence ATAAAAGAAATTAAAAAAATAGGTGTATTGACGTCGGGAGGTGATGCTCCTGGTATGAATGCCTGTATTCGTGCTGTCGTTCGAACAGCATTGCATAAAGGATTACAAGTAACGGGTATTTATCAAGGATACCAAGGTTTGATCGACGCAAATTTTATCGAAATGGATACGCGTTCGGTCAGCAATATTATACAACGTGGTGGCACAATATTAAAAACGGCACGTTGCATGGAGTTTAAGACACCCGAAGGCCGTCGAAAAGGCTATGACAATCTGATCGCTGCCGGCGTGGATGCCTTGGTGGTCATTGGTGGTGACGGTACCTTTACAGGTGCCAACTTCTTCTCCAAAGAATTTGAAATACCTATTATAGGTATTCCGGGTACGATAGACAACGACCTTTACGGTTCTGATTATACCATTGGCTACGATACAGCCAACAATACTGTCATCGAAGCGATTGATAAAATCAGAGACACGGCGGCGTCACATGAACGTCTTTTCTTTGTTGAAGTAATGGGCCGGGATTCAGGTTGTATCGCTTTAAATGCAGGCATCGCCGGTGGAGCCGAAGCCATTTTACTCCCAGAGAAAGAAACGGCCATTGACGATCTAATCCGTCATCTGGAAGACGGTGCCATCAAAAAGAAATCATCGTCTATTGTTATTGTTGCAGAGGGCGATCAAAATGGTGGTGCTTATTATGTCGCAAAAAAAGTAAAAGAAAAGTTTGATCATTACGACACGAAAGTTAGTATATTAGGGCATTTGCAACGGGGTGGTGCTCCAACGAGTTTCGACCGCGTGCTTGCGAGTAGATTGGGCTTTGCTGCTGTCAATGAATTATTGGCCGGAAATACACGCGTTACTGTTGGGCTCCGTGGTAATGAAATCAAGACAACTCCAATTGAAGAAGCAATCAGCAATAAGGAAATTAAACTTAGCCCTGATTTATTGGAGATGGCTGAGATTTTATAA
- a CDS encoding DUF3302 domain-containing protein, whose protein sequence is MQKIFATICLLLLCSVSHAATGGAEDTIADVASWLIIFILPIAGIFLFWKVHIYPEKIAEKKNHPQLSAIKSMCLLSLIFGGLLWPIALIWANYDYRKVKAHAPDLGESDSSSVEESLPIEEKK, encoded by the coding sequence ATGCAAAAAATATTTGCAACAATTTGCTTATTGCTTTTGTGCAGCGTTTCCCATGCCGCTACTGGCGGTGCAGAAGACACAATCGCAGATGTCGCATCATGGCTTATCATATTTATCTTACCAATTGCTGGAATTTTTCTATTTTGGAAAGTGCACATTTATCCTGAAAAAATAGCGGAGAAGAAAAACCATCCCCAGCTAAGTGCCATAAAAAGTATGTGTTTACTTTCATTGATATTCGGAGGTCTTCTTTGGCCAATTGCGTTGATATGGGCAAACTACGACTACAGAAAAGTTAAAGCTCATGCTCCAGATTTAGGAGAATCAGACTCTTCTTCAGTTGAAGAAAGCTTACCTATAGAGGAAAAGAAATAA
- a CDS encoding serine hydrolase, translating into MRLKAKNAALALSHNTTFTRPDGMRMGSGWMMGKEENGLSYLMHTGHDGCGFTALCYLYPEKKTAIVILVNDSSGQDSAHPNVQQFYRRLSGIYKCTGSKSPST; encoded by the coding sequence ATACGCTTAAAGGCCAAAAATGCTGCCCTCGCACTAAGCCATAATACTACGTTTACAAGACCCGATGGTATGCGCATGGGATCGGGCTGGATGATGGGTAAGGAGGAAAATGGTCTCTCTTATCTTATGCACACGGGGCACGATGGTTGTGGCTTCACTGCGCTATGCTACCTCTATCCTGAAAAGAAAACCGCTATTGTCATCCTAGTTAACGATAGTAGCGGTCAGGACAGTGCACATCCCAATGTTCAACAATTTTACCGTCGTTTAAGCGGAATATACAAATGCACAGGCTCCAAGTCCCCTTCAACGTGA